One part of the Sphingopyxis sp. PAMC25046 genome encodes these proteins:
- a CDS encoding glycosyltransferase, whose amino-acid sequence MGTEALDSTAPPRVSMVMPVHNGARWLAEAIDSVLVQDFGDFELILVDDASRDASPAIMAEAAARDPRVRLLRLDTNVGLPAALNHGFAAARGELHSWTSDDNLLRPQMLARLVAVLDAQPGADIAHADFTLIDDAGGELGRSRVGPVERLLYGNNVGACFLYRARVTEALGGYDTALFGVEDYDFWLRAARRFTFVTLHEDLYLYRKHGGSLTSQRAEHIQALTAEIVERALPDALPVRSRSEILLGLALRSQHRWRFDLVRRAFRADPAHVATRLPAIARWSLVVARNRIAA is encoded by the coding sequence ATGGGGACCGAAGCTCTCGATTCGACCGCGCCGCCGCGGGTGTCGATGGTGATGCCCGTGCACAATGGTGCGCGCTGGCTCGCCGAGGCGATCGATTCGGTGCTGGTGCAGGATTTCGGCGATTTCGAACTGATCCTCGTCGACGATGCGTCGCGCGACGCCTCGCCTGCGATCATGGCGGAGGCCGCGGCGCGCGACCCGCGCGTGCGGCTGTTGCGGCTCGACACCAACGTCGGGCTGCCCGCGGCGCTCAATCACGGCTTTGCCGCGGCGCGCGGCGAACTGCACAGCTGGACCTCGGACGACAATCTGCTTCGGCCGCAGATGCTGGCGCGGCTCGTCGCCGTGCTGGACGCGCAGCCCGGCGCCGACATCGCCCACGCCGATTTCACGCTGATCGACGATGCGGGGGGCGAACTAGGCCGCTCGCGCGTCGGCCCGGTCGAACGGTTGCTCTATGGCAACAATGTCGGCGCCTGTTTCCTCTATCGCGCGCGCGTGACCGAGGCGCTCGGCGGCTATGACACCGCGCTGTTCGGCGTCGAGGATTACGACTTCTGGTTGCGTGCCGCGCGGCGCTTCACCTTCGTCACGCTGCACGAGGACCTCTACCTTTATCGCAAGCATGGCGGCAGCCTGACGAGCCAACGCGCCGAGCATATCCAGGCGCTGACCGCCGAGATCGTCGAACGCGCGCTGCCCGACGCGCTGCCCGTGCGCAGTCGCAGCGAAATCCTGCTCGGGCTGGCGCTGCGCAGCCAGCATCGCTGGCGGTTCGACCTGGTGCGCCGCGCGTTTCGGGCCGATCCGGCGCATGTCGCGACGCGGCTGCCCGCGATCGCGCGCTGGTCGCTCGTCGTCGCGCGCAACCGCATCGCCGCCTGA
- a CDS encoding helix-turn-helix domain-containing protein — MGKLREVLNDLHGDNCALPLALEAMGERWSFMILRAAFNGVHHFEEFQQELSIARNILSNRLSKLVDHGIMAREVMAEDRRKVRYQLTDKGIELLPAMIALRQWGEKWGAGVPSTPVLVDARDEQPIGPVTLTAHDGRVIGYKELLWKHRSELQPLGQARVRADAPAAAVAAE, encoded by the coding sequence ATGGGAAAATTACGCGAAGTATTGAACGACCTGCACGGGGACAATTGCGCCCTGCCGCTCGCGCTCGAGGCGATGGGCGAGCGATGGTCGTTCATGATCCTGCGCGCGGCGTTCAACGGCGTGCATCATTTCGAGGAGTTCCAGCAGGAACTGAGCATCGCGCGCAACATATTGTCGAACCGGCTGTCGAAGCTCGTCGACCATGGCATCATGGCGCGCGAGGTGATGGCCGAGGATCGGCGCAAGGTCCGCTACCAGCTCACCGACAAGGGAATCGAACTGCTCCCCGCGATGATCGCGCTGCGCCAATGGGGCGAAAAATGGGGCGCGGGCGTGCCCTCGACCCCGGTGCTGGTCGATGCGCGCGACGAACAGCCGATCGGTCCCGTCACGCTGACCGCGCACGACGGGCGGGTGATCGGTTACAAGGAATTGCTGTGGAAGCATCGTTCGGAATTGCAGCCGCTCGGGCAAGCGCGCGTGCGCGCCGACGCGCCCGCGGCGGCGGTCGCGGCCGAATGA
- a CDS encoding histidine kinase: MPLFRLTSPGPFFDNKVRAFWNLQILGWAAWLGLRGVSGLANGQAFTFFIPQTISAITGFSLTLILSVCYRALISRRPLLMWGVSFGLAGVATALWAFIDAWVAQIQNPASEAGFTSLLLGAMYIDATSLAAWSALYFAINYFLQLEEQNDRVLRLEAQAASAQLAMLRYQLNPHFLFNTLNSISTLVLLKQAEPANAMLSRLSAFLRYTLANEPTAQVTLAQEIETLKLYLDIEKMRFEERLRPHFMIDPAVSRARLPSLLLQPLIENAIKYAVTPQEEGADITISAQLAGQNVRITVSDTGAGLSADPTDPTTGVATESTGVGLANIRDRLAQAFGDQQRFDVHMGADGGFTVVIEFPFQPDGQMTIGTERT, from the coding sequence ATGCCGCTGTTTCGCCTGACTTCGCCCGGGCCCTTCTTCGACAACAAGGTGCGGGCCTTCTGGAATTTGCAGATATTGGGCTGGGCCGCGTGGCTCGGGCTGCGCGGCGTGTCGGGGCTCGCCAACGGGCAGGCCTTCACCTTTTTCATTCCGCAGACGATTTCGGCAATCACCGGCTTTTCGCTGACGCTGATCCTGTCGGTCTGTTACCGCGCGCTGATCAGCCGACGCCCGCTCTTGATGTGGGGGGTCAGCTTCGGCCTCGCCGGCGTCGCGACCGCGCTCTGGGCCTTCATCGATGCGTGGGTGGCACAGATCCAGAACCCGGCGAGCGAGGCGGGCTTCACGAGTCTTTTGCTCGGCGCGATGTATATCGACGCGACGTCGCTCGCGGCCTGGTCGGCGCTTTATTTCGCGATCAACTATTTCCTCCAGCTCGAGGAACAGAATGATCGCGTGCTGCGGCTCGAGGCGCAGGCAGCCTCGGCACAGCTCGCGATGCTGCGTTACCAGCTCAACCCGCATTTCCTGTTCAACACCTTGAACAGCATTTCGACTCTCGTGCTCCTGAAACAGGCCGAGCCCGCCAATGCGATGCTGTCGCGCCTCTCGGCTTTCCTTCGCTACACGCTCGCCAACGAGCCGACCGCGCAGGTGACGCTGGCGCAGGAGATCGAGACGCTGAAGCTCTATCTCGACATCGAGAAGATGCGTTTCGAGGAGCGGCTGCGTCCCCATTTTATGATCGATCCGGCGGTTTCGCGCGCGCGTTTGCCGTCGCTTCTGCTTCAGCCGCTCATCGAAAACGCGATCAAATATGCGGTGACGCCGCAGGAGGAAGGCGCCGATATCACGATTTCCGCACAGCTGGCCGGTCAAAATGTCCGGATCACCGTGTCCGACACCGGCGCGGGATTGTCAGCCGACCCCACCGACCCCACCACTGGCGTTGCAACGGAATCGACCGGTGTGGGTTTAGCCAACATCAGGGACCGGCTGGCGCAGGCTTTCGGCGATCAGCAACGGTTCGACGTCCATATGGGCGCTGATGGCGGATTCACGGTGGTGATCGAGTTTCCGTTCCAGCCCGACGGGCAAATGACGATTGGAACCGAACGCACATGA
- a CDS encoding LytTR family DNA-binding domain-containing protein translates to MTIRTILVDDEKLATQGLQLRLEAHGDVEVVDTAQNGREAIRKIKTHKPDLVFLDIQMPGFDGFSVIQGLMEVEPPLVVFVTAYSDHAIRAFEAQAVDYLVKPVEPERLADALDRVRQRLTEKRGAAEVERLKTVLAEVAPEAVEDYDAETQPDAHAADRYEKMINIKDRGQIFRVDVDSIERIDAAGDYMCIYTADNSLILRETMKDLEKRLDPRNFQRVHRSTIVNLSQVKQVKPHTNGECFLVLGSGAQVKVSRSYRDVVARFVH, encoded by the coding sequence ATGACGATTAGAACCATCCTGGTGGATGATGAAAAATTGGCGACCCAGGGCCTGCAACTCAGGCTCGAAGCGCATGGCGATGTCGAAGTTGTCGACACCGCACAGAACGGCCGCGAGGCCATAAGGAAAATCAAGACGCATAAACCCGACCTCGTTTTCCTCGACATCCAGATGCCGGGGTTCGACGGTTTTTCGGTGATCCAGGGGTTGATGGAGGTCGAGCCGCCGCTCGTCGTGTTCGTCACCGCCTATTCGGATCATGCGATCCGCGCCTTCGAGGCACAGGCGGTCGACTATCTGGTGAAGCCCGTCGAGCCCGAGCGGCTGGCGGATGCGCTCGACCGCGTCCGCCAGCGCCTTACCGAAAAGCGCGGGGCGGCCGAGGTCGAACGGCTGAAGACCGTGCTCGCCGAAGTCGCGCCCGAAGCGGTCGAGGATTATGACGCCGAGACGCAGCCCGACGCGCACGCCGCCGACCGCTATGAAAAGATGATCAACATCAAGGATCGCGGCCAGATCTTCCGCGTCGACGTCGACAGCATCGAGCGGATCGATGCGGCGGGCGACTATATGTGCATCTATACCGCCGACAACAGCCTGATCCTGCGCGAGACGATGAAGGATCTGGAAAAGCGGCTCGACCCGCGCAATTTCCAGCGCGTCCACCGCTCGACGATCGTCAACCTCAGTCAGGTCAAGCAGGTCAAGCCGCACACCAACGGCGAATGCTTCCTCGTGCTCGGTTCTGGCGCGCAGGTGAAGGTCAGCCGCAGCTACCGCGATGTGGTGGCGCGCTTCGTGCATTGA
- the ribA gene encoding GTP cyclohydrolase II, translated as MSETPKDPGARRAARAIDALRRGWPFRVAGADGTLDLLAVESARDAALAEFGGGDMLLSGERAVTLKLTNQRAAATPGPVRLANAADTVIAALAIADPALDLANPLKGPFGTLATGGDAAAAAAMTMARHAGLLPAFFVRAAAGEAESECSAGDVAALLDPVRLEVAARARLPVAASESAEIFAFRSPEEASDHVALIIGKRDAGPPVVRLHSECLTGDVLGSLKCDCGPQLHAALHAMADAPWGVLLYLRQEGRGIGLVNKLRAYALQDQGYDTVDANLRLGFPVEARDFAIAGRMLDLLNIPRIRLMTNNPEKVARLEKEGVEVVERLPLALPTNKYNEQYLATKRDRTGHQL; from the coding sequence TTGAGCGAAACCCCAAAAGACCCAGGCGCCCGAAGGGCCGCCCGCGCTATCGATGCGCTGCGCCGGGGCTGGCCGTTTCGTGTCGCGGGTGCCGACGGCACGCTCGACCTGCTCGCGGTCGAAAGCGCGCGCGATGCCGCGCTCGCCGAATTCGGCGGCGGGGACATGCTCCTGTCGGGCGAGCGCGCGGTCACGCTCAAACTGACCAACCAGCGCGCCGCCGCGACGCCGGGTCCGGTCCGGCTGGCGAACGCCGCCGATACCGTCATCGCAGCGCTGGCGATCGCCGACCCGGCGCTCGATCTTGCGAATCCGCTCAAAGGCCCGTTCGGCACCCTGGCGACCGGCGGCGACGCGGCGGCGGCGGCGGCGATGACGATGGCCCGCCACGCCGGCCTGCTCCCGGCCTTCTTCGTGCGCGCCGCCGCGGGCGAAGCCGAGAGTGAGTGCAGCGCCGGCGACGTCGCCGCGCTGCTCGATCCCGTCCGGCTCGAAGTCGCGGCGCGCGCGCGCCTGCCCGTCGCAGCCAGCGAAAGCGCCGAAATCTTCGCCTTCCGCTCGCCCGAGGAGGCGTCGGATCATGTCGCGCTGATTATCGGCAAGCGCGACGCGGGTCCGCCCGTTGTCCGGCTGCACAGCGAATGCCTGACCGGCGACGTCCTCGGCAGCCTCAAATGCGATTGCGGGCCGCAACTCCACGCCGCGCTCCATGCAATGGCCGACGCGCCGTGGGGCGTGCTCCTCTACCTGCGGCAGGAAGGCCGGGGCATCGGTCTTGTGAACAAGCTGCGCGCCTATGCGTTGCAGGATCAGGGCTATGACACGGTCGACGCGAATTTGCGGCTGGGTTTTCCGGTCGAGGCGCGCGATTTTGCGATCGCCGGGCGGATGCTCGACCTGCTCAACATCCCGCGCATCCGGCTGATGACGAACAACCCCGAAAAGGTCGCGCGGCTCGAAAAGGAGGGCGTCGAGGTCGTCGAGCGCCTGCCGCTCGCGCTACCGACGAACAAATATAACGAGCAATATCTCGCAACGAAGCGCGACCGGACCGGGCACCAGCTTTAA
- a CDS encoding exodeoxyribonuclease III: MTRTSIASWNINSVRARIGIVEKFLREEAPDILCLQETKVECGLFPPEMFRRLGYEHIVTHGQRMHHGVAIVSKVPLADVRKYDWQANGEARHVGVTLPSGVRLDNVYIPAGGDIPDRDLNPKFGQKLDFFGRMTEWSGALNGTPTVLTGDFNVAPLESDVWNHKALLDVVSHTPIEVETLARLQAASNWVDLGRHFIEAPTPLYTWWSYRAKDWEASNRGRRLDHMWVTPDLKGKAVSHRIVQPARSWERPSDHIPLITEFDF; encoded by the coding sequence ATGACTCGCACCAGCATCGCATCGTGGAACATCAACAGCGTTCGCGCGCGCATCGGCATCGTCGAAAAATTCCTGCGCGAAGAAGCCCCCGACATCCTCTGCCTTCAGGAAACCAAGGTCGAATGCGGCCTGTTCCCGCCGGAGATGTTCCGGCGGCTGGGCTATGAACATATCGTCACCCACGGCCAGCGCATGCACCATGGCGTCGCGATCGTCAGCAAGGTTCCGCTCGCCGACGTGCGCAAATATGACTGGCAGGCGAATGGCGAGGCGCGCCACGTCGGGGTGACGCTGCCGTCTGGGGTGCGGCTCGACAATGTCTATATTCCCGCGGGCGGCGATATTCCCGACCGCGATCTCAATCCCAAATTCGGGCAGAAGCTCGACTTCTTCGGCCGCATGACCGAATGGTCGGGCGCGCTGAACGGCACGCCGACGGTGCTGACGGGCGATTTCAACGTCGCGCCGCTCGAAAGCGACGTCTGGAACCACAAGGCGCTGCTCGACGTCGTCAGTCACACGCCGATCGAGGTCGAAACGCTGGCAAGGCTGCAGGCGGCATCGAACTGGGTCGATCTCGGTCGCCACTTCATCGAAGCGCCGACGCCGCTCTACACCTGGTGGAGCTACCGCGCGAAAGACTGGGAAGCGTCGAACCGCGGGCGACGGCTCGACCATATGTGGGTGACCCCCGACCTGAAGGGAAAGGCGGTGTCGCACCGCATCGTCCAGCCGGCGCGTAGCTGGGAACGGCCGTCGGACCATATCCCGCTGATCACCGAGTTCGACTTTTGA
- a CDS encoding outer membrane lipoprotein carrier protein LolA: MLAPAAVAGLAAGAPAIAQSASALASVQSHLKSTSSMTSDFVQTDRNGQRVSGKLTLKRPGKIRFQYQKGVPLLIVGDGSRLTMIDYEVNQVQSWPVKNSPLGALLDPDRDLSKYAKILPTGNDDVLSVEVKDPKRPEYGTITMVFVRDGAAPGGLRLRGWVALDSQNNRTRIDLSNQKFNVAVADSAFRWTDPRPKRRGR, encoded by the coding sequence ATGCTCGCCCCCGCTGCCGTCGCCGGCCTCGCCGCCGGCGCGCCCGCGATCGCCCAGTCGGCGAGCGCGCTGGCGTCGGTGCAGTCGCACCTCAAATCGACCAGTTCGATGACCTCCGACTTCGTGCAGACCGACCGCAACGGCCAGCGCGTGTCGGGGAAGCTGACCCTCAAGCGTCCGGGCAAGATCCGGTTCCAGTATCAAAAGGGCGTGCCGCTGCTGATCGTCGGCGACGGCAGCCGGCTGACGATGATCGATTATGAGGTCAACCAGGTGCAGAGCTGGCCGGTGAAGAATTCGCCGCTCGGCGCGCTGCTCGACCCCGATCGCGACCTGTCGAAATATGCCAAGATCCTGCCGACCGGGAACGACGACGTGCTGAGCGTCGAGGTCAAGGATCCGAAGCGCCCCGAATATGGCACGATCACCATGGTGTTCGTCCGCGACGGCGCGGCGCCGGGCGGGCTGCGCCTGCGCGGCTGGGTCGCGCTCGATTCGCAGAACAACCGCACGCGGATCGATCTCAGCAACCAGAAGTTCAACGTTGCGGTCGCCGATTCGGCTTTCCGCTGGACCGATCCCCGCCCGAAGCGGCGCGGCCGCTAA
- a CDS encoding DNA translocase FtsK 4TM domain-containing protein, whose amino-acid sequence MASRKAAPAKADWRTVFRQSIARSLVIASAVALGLFTLFLTLALITYDSTDAALNTAAHGTASNWMGSAGAWFADLGLSIGGVGVALLLPLLGIIAWRLWTGEAQPYWPRQLAYSFIGILFVGLGAELWSPATNAPLPAGWGGIIALLLGGAIAPLFAQAGEPAAALIRFATILLLVGLGLWLAWRALRLEKGWASRFRLPAPTSSRIAEPVRAPRADDRVPGPLEPAVRPRAVAEPVDRAPPEIADPAQRSAPSKPRPKPQTELFTNYQLPSIDLLAPAPDRPAGQIDKAALERNARLLESVLEDFQVKGVVTAVRPGPVVTMYELEPAPGTKASRVSNLADDIARNMSALSARIAPIPGRTVIGIELPNAQREAVVLHEIIGSALFQDQTGALPIILGKNISGDAMIADLAPMPHLLIAGTTGSGKSVGLNAMILSLLYRLGPDQVKMIMIDPKMLELSVYDDIPHLLAPVVTEPKKAIRALKWAVEQMEDRYRMMSSLSVRNLASYNDKVRGALAKGKSLGRRVQTGYDPETGQPVYEEETLDYQPLPQIVVIVDELADLMMTAGKEVEFLIQRLAQKARAAGIHLILATQRPSVDVITGVIKANLPTRISFNVTSKIDSRTILGEAGAEQLLGKGDMLYVPGGKQITRIHGPFVSDDEVRAVADHWKGQGRPDYVESVTEDPEDGGFAMEGAPAGGDSAEDRMYAKACQIVAESQKASTSWLQRQLRIGYNSAARLIERMEEEGIVSPPNHVGRRDVLTDQYGQPR is encoded by the coding sequence ATGGCTAGCCGCAAGGCCGCACCCGCAAAGGCCGATTGGCGCACCGTTTTCCGCCAAAGCATCGCGCGATCGCTGGTGATCGCGTCGGCGGTGGCGCTTGGGCTCTTCACGCTGTTCCTGACGCTCGCGCTGATCACCTACGACAGCACCGACGCCGCGCTCAACACCGCGGCGCACGGCACCGCGTCCAACTGGATGGGGAGCGCGGGGGCCTGGTTCGCCGACCTCGGCCTGTCGATCGGCGGCGTCGGCGTCGCGCTGTTGCTGCCGCTGCTGGGCATCATCGCCTGGCGGCTGTGGACCGGCGAGGCGCAGCCCTATTGGCCGCGCCAGCTCGCCTACAGCTTTATCGGCATCCTCTTCGTCGGGCTCGGCGCCGAGCTCTGGTCGCCGGCGACCAACGCGCCGCTGCCCGCGGGCTGGGGCGGGATCATCGCGCTGCTGCTCGGCGGCGCGATCGCGCCGCTGTTCGCACAGGCTGGCGAGCCCGCCGCGGCGCTGATCCGCTTCGCGACGATCCTTCTGCTCGTCGGGCTGGGGCTGTGGCTCGCGTGGCGCGCGCTCCGGCTCGAAAAGGGCTGGGCATCGCGGTTCCGATTGCCCGCCCCGACTAGCAGCCGCATCGCCGAGCCCGTCCGCGCGCCGCGCGCCGACGACCGGGTGCCGGGCCCGCTGGAGCCCGCCGTGCGCCCGCGCGCCGTGGCCGAGCCCGTCGACCGCGCGCCGCCCGAAATCGCCGACCCCGCGCAGCGTAGCGCGCCCTCGAAACCCCGGCCCAAACCGCAGACCGAGCTGTTCACCAATTACCAGCTGCCCTCGATCGACCTGCTCGCCCCCGCGCCCGACCGGCCGGCGGGCCAGATCGACAAGGCGGCGCTCGAGCGCAACGCGCGCCTGCTCGAATCGGTGCTCGAGGATTTCCAGGTGAAGGGCGTCGTCACCGCGGTGCGTCCGGGCCCGGTCGTCACCATGTACGAACTCGAACCCGCGCCGGGCACCAAGGCGAGCCGCGTGTCGAACCTCGCCGACGATATCGCGCGCAACATGTCGGCGCTGTCGGCGCGCATCGCTCCGATCCCGGGGCGCACCGTCATCGGCATCGAGCTGCCCAACGCGCAGCGCGAAGCGGTGGTGCTGCACGAAATCATCGGCAGCGCGCTGTTCCAAGACCAGACCGGCGCGCTGCCGATCATCCTCGGCAAAAATATCAGCGGCGACGCGATGATCGCCGACCTCGCGCCGATGCCGCACTTGCTGATCGCGGGCACCACCGGCTCGGGCAAGTCGGTCGGTTTGAACGCGATGATCCTCTCGCTGCTCTATCGCCTTGGCCCCGACCAGGTGAAGATGATCATGATCGACCCGAAGATGCTCGAACTGAGCGTCTATGACGATATTCCGCACCTGCTCGCCCCCGTCGTCACCGAACCCAAGAAGGCGATCCGCGCGCTCAAATGGGCGGTCGAGCAGATGGAGGACCGCTACAGGATGATGTCGTCGCTGTCGGTGCGCAACCTCGCCTCCTACAATGACAAGGTGCGCGGCGCGCTCGCCAAGGGCAAGTCGCTCGGGCGCCGCGTCCAGACCGGCTACGACCCCGAGACCGGCCAGCCGGTCTATGAGGAAGAGACGCTCGATTACCAGCCGCTGCCGCAGATCGTCGTCATCGTCGACGAGCTCGCCGATTTGATGATGACCGCCGGCAAGGAGGTCGAATTCCTGATCCAGCGATTGGCGCAAAAAGCGCGCGCGGCGGGCATCCACCTGATCCTCGCGACGCAGCGTCCGTCGGTCGACGTCATCACCGGCGTGATCAAGGCGAATCTGCCGACGCGCATCAGCTTCAACGTCACATCGAAGATCGACAGCCGCACCATTTTGGGCGAAGCGGGCGCCGAGCAACTGCTCGGTAAGGGCGACATGCTCTATGTCCCCGGCGGCAAGCAGATCACGCGTATCCACGGCCCCTTCGTCTCCGACGACGAGGTGCGCGCGGTCGCCGATCACTGGAAGGGGCAGGGCCGCCCCGACTATGTCGAAAGCGTCACCGAGGATCCCGAGGACGGCGGCTTCGCGATGGAGGGCGCCCCCGCCGGCGGCGACAGCGCAGAGGATCGCATGTACGCGAAGGCCTGCCAGATCGTCGCCGAGAGCCAGAAAGCCTCGACGAGCTGGCTCCAGCGGCAACTCCGCATCGGCTACAATAGCGCGGCCCGCCTCATCGAGCGGATGGAGGAGGAAGGCATTGTCAGCCCGCCGAACCATGTCGGCCGCCGCGACGTGCTCACCGATCAATATGGTCAGCCGCGCTGA
- a CDS encoding FAD-dependent monooxygenase: MKETLRSDVLISGGGLVGQALALALARHGLSVQIVDPADPTRTIAPGFDGRASAIASATWQMFEVLGIADRLAGHGCPIRAIKVGDGAPDSGRGGELDFVTADGDPPLGTMVENRQLRLALAAALADAPLVRFWMPATVVSRAIDGHGVTLTLADGTTLAAPLLIVAEGRRSPTRDATGFSIANWSYHHHAMIGAVAHEKPHGNVAHEIFYPSGPFALLPLVDDAQGRHRSAFVWTVSEKDGPGFAKLGERGFAAELEKRAGGVLGAMQLVAPRMTYPLGFHHSASIVADRIALVGDAAHGIHPIAGQGLNLGLRDVAALTEVLVEGARLGLDLGDAALLARYQRWRGLDNMMVSIATDGLTRLFGIPGRTAAAIRRTGLGAVQHMPMLKRFFMDEARGEAGDLPRLLAGAEV; the protein is encoded by the coding sequence ATGAAAGAAACGCTGCGCAGCGATGTCCTGATTTCGGGCGGCGGCCTTGTCGGCCAGGCGCTCGCCCTTGCCCTCGCCCGTCACGGCCTGTCGGTCCAGATCGTCGATCCCGCCGACCCCACCCGGACGATCGCCCCCGGCTTCGACGGCCGCGCCTCGGCGATCGCGAGCGCGACGTGGCAGATGTTCGAGGTGCTGGGGATCGCCGATCGCCTCGCAGGTCACGGCTGCCCGATCCGCGCCATCAAGGTGGGCGACGGCGCCCCCGACAGCGGCCGCGGCGGCGAACTCGACTTCGTCACCGCCGACGGCGACCCGCCGCTCGGCACGATGGTCGAAAACCGCCAGCTCCGCCTCGCGCTCGCCGCCGCGCTCGCCGATGCGCCGCTGGTGCGGTTCTGGATGCCGGCGACCGTCGTGTCGCGCGCGATCGACGGTCATGGCGTCACGCTGACGCTCGCCGACGGCACCACCCTTGCGGCGCCGCTGCTGATCGTCGCCGAGGGCCGCCGCTCGCCGACGCGCGACGCTACGGGGTTCAGCATCGCCAACTGGTCCTACCACCATCATGCGATGATCGGCGCGGTCGCGCACGAAAAGCCGCATGGCAATGTCGCGCACGAAATCTTCTATCCTTCGGGGCCGTTTGCCTTGCTCCCGCTCGTCGACGATGCGCAGGGGCGGCATCGCTCCGCCTTCGTCTGGACCGTATCCGAAAAGGATGGTCCCGGCTTTGCCAAGCTGGGTGAGCGCGGCTTCGCCGCCGAGCTCGAAAAGCGTGCGGGCGGCGTGCTGGGCGCGATGCAGCTCGTCGCGCCGCGCATGACCTATCCGCTCGGCTTCCACCACAGCGCCTCGATCGTCGCCGACCGCATCGCGCTCGTTGGCGACGCGGCACACGGCATCCACCCGATTGCGGGGCAGGGGCTGAATCTCGGGCTGCGCGACGTCGCGGCGCTGACGGAAGTGCTCGTCGAGGGCGCGCGGCTGGGGCTCGACCTTGGCGACGCCGCGCTCCTCGCGCGCTACCAGCGCTGGCGCGGGCTCGACAATATGATGGTCAGCATCGCGACTGACGGGCTGACGCGGCTGTTCGGCATCCCGGGGCGCACCGCCGCCGCGATCCGCCGCACCGGGCTCGGCGCGGTGCAGCATATGCCGATGCTCAAGCGCTTCTTCATGGACGAGGCGCGCGGCGAGGCGGGCGACCTGCCGCGCCTGCTCGCGGGCGCCGAGGTCTAA
- a CDS encoding sigma factor: MSAKSDALETAVTDYIRARMALDAAPGARTRALADRSFVRLAALAGPRIRYFTRRYGLTDVAEDAAQACAIALHRAAEHYDPARARFTTYVTWQFRAELQALRHRLHGDQRCAGRRHVTATLSIDALPAEDRDEWLVDPAAEIETEQGAADNLAVRLADRLVADWADRRGARSCGPRGNARLAAEKELVRRHLTVSDAAERLRESDRHIVRRALADIARHAPVRKLH, translated from the coding sequence ATGTCAGCAAAAAGCGATGCGCTCGAAACGGCGGTAACCGATTATATCCGGGCGCGAATGGCGCTCGACGCGGCGCCGGGCGCACGGACACGTGCGCTCGCCGATCGCAGCTTTGTGCGGCTCGCGGCGTTGGCGGGACCGCGGATCCGCTATTTCACGCGCCGCTATGGTCTTACCGACGTCGCCGAGGATGCGGCGCAGGCGTGCGCGATCGCGCTCCACCGCGCCGCCGAACATTATGACCCCGCGCGGGCGCGCTTCACCACTTATGTGACCTGGCAATTCCGTGCCGAACTGCAGGCGCTGCGCCACCGCCTCCACGGCGACCAGCGCTGCGCGGGCCGCCGTCACGTCACCGCGACGCTGTCGATCGACGCGTTGCCGGCGGAAGACCGCGACGAGTGGCTGGTCGATCCCGCCGCCGAAATCGAAACCGAACAGGGCGCCGCCGACAATCTCGCCGTGCGTCTCGCCGACCGGCTGGTCGCGGATTGGGCCGACCGCCGCGGCGCCCGGTCATGCGGGCCGCGCGGCAATGCACGGCTTGCGGCCGAGAAGGAACTCGTTCGCCGCCATCTGACGGTAAGCGACGCCGCCGAACGTCTGCGCGAAAGCGACCGTCATATCGTGCGCCGGGCGCTCGCCGACATCGCCCGGCACGCGCCGGTCCGCAAGCTTCACTGA
- a CDS encoding LON peptidase substrate-binding domain-containing protein — translation MNTDAPLTIQRIAIFPLTGAVLFPGLHLPLHIFEPRYSAMVQEVLARDRQIGMIQPRQIPGEEDREPPALYDVGCVGRIIDVEALDEGRFNLVLEGVARFRVRRELDVTTPFRQVEAEIEVESEDDAVLASIERASLEREAKRFAQRQGYVVDWDSVGQLDDATLVNGIAQVAPFDAAAKQALLEASPIDARAELVVQLMQFFGRFDSDDGRATLQ, via the coding sequence ATGAACACCGACGCGCCTCTCACCATCCAGCGGATCGCGATCTTTCCGCTCACCGGCGCGGTGCTGTTTCCCGGGCTACACCTGCCGCTACATATTTTCGAGCCGCGCTATTCGGCGATGGTGCAGGAGGTGCTGGCGCGCGACCGGCAGATCGGAATGATCCAGCCGCGCCAGATTCCGGGCGAAGAGGATCGCGAGCCGCCGGCGCTCTATGACGTCGGCTGTGTCGGGCGGATCATCGATGTCGAAGCGCTCGACGAAGGGCGCTTCAACCTCGTCCTCGAAGGCGTCGCGCGCTTTCGCGTCCGGCGCGAACTCGACGTCACGACGCCCTTCCGGCAGGTCGAGGCCGAGATCGAAGTCGAAAGCGAGGATGACGCCGTGCTCGCGAGCATCGAGCGCGCCAGCCTCGAACGCGAGGCGAAGCGGTTTGCGCAGCGACAGGGCTATGTCGTCGACTGGGATTCGGTCGGCCAGCTCGACGATGCGACGCTCGTCAACGGCATCGCGCAGGTCGCGCCCTTCGATGCCGCGGCGAAACAGGCGCTGCTCGAAGCGTCGCCGATCGACGCGCGCGCCGAGCTCGTCGTCCAGCTTATGCAATTCTTCGGCCGCTTCGACAGCGACGACGGGCGCGCGACGCTGCAATAA